DNA sequence from the Spodoptera frugiperda isolate SF20-4 chromosome 15, AGI-APGP_CSIRO_Sfru_2.0, whole genome shotgun sequence genome:
AATGTGACCTTACATCCTTGATTTATTTACAGGAAAGTATTATAATGCTCATTGGctattgttatgtaaaaactatttcaatggttttaaaataaataaatacttgtttttCCAACTCTTATGAATAACAACATACCAGCCTAGAATAATCCTGTTGGGCATCATAGAAGAACAGTATTTTAGCAACCAGTCCACACATCATTTGCTGGTCGTCAGGATTGATCCTCGGAAATATGCTATCGAATTGGTCCCTTTcatattgtttaaaatgttttctagtTAGATAACTCCTAACATAAGCCTGGATTTTTATTGTACTATTCAAACGCTTTCTGTGTTCCTggaaacataataatgtttagtactttttttttatttcaaaacagaTGATGTAATAATGCCCACAGACAATAGTACTGTacaattaactttttaaaattctGGTAAACAATATCATCTTTATTAGTATAGCATGTAAGCAAACAATTCAAATGCTATTACACTTTGTTGTGAAACTAGCTAAATGAAAACTGCACAGTCATTGTACTGATTATTTAATGATTTagccattttattatttagtagcaTGATATTCAGTTTTGCAAATactgaaaagaaaaaatcttataagaaaatatcaatattagGGTAAATTGGACAATGAAAATATTCCTGAAATGTATAAGaggataatttaaaaataaatgacttccTAGAGGATTTAGTAAGAAGGTTGTGCAAAACTAAGCTATACTGTCATAATTTGGATTTGCACACTAAATACATTGTTAACTACTGTCCAGTAATTGAGGTGAAAGTAATCTTGAGTATAGTTATAGAAAGGTAACCTCTCTTTTCTGCCTTTGTTGTTGTGACTGGAGTATCAAGGTGTCTCTGTCTGTCTTGCGCTGTGCACTTGCACCAGCCAAGTTCTGCTGGGGCTTGCGCCTGAAGTCTCCCTCGAATGAATACATTGCTACAAACGAAAACAAGACTCTCAATgattatatctaaaaatattttgtaaacaacaaTCAGCTGAACACATAGTTCCTTAATAATCAATCACACTTACCTTATAAGAACTCAACAATcttgtattatttcataaataaataagttcatACCTACTAGAATTAAGTGGAATTAGTGCACTCTACATGAAATGACACTGAATCAGTGAAATACCTTCAAGTTTTATTGGTTTTCTTCATACGCAATGAGTAAAGAGTATTATTGCAGATCTGACAGCAAGCAAACAGTTTGAGTGCTGCCATCATTATTTATGATTTTGGATTTCGTCacaaaataaaagcaattattttcaatttaccaggattttaaattaaagttatcaATTGTAATGATTCATTCAAGATTTTATTCGGCTTAATTGCTTTTGATCAATGAACATTAATGATATTAGGTCCCAAATAGTCGTTTTTGCTAAAATGACATTGTCCCAAGTAACCATAGAATATAGAAAATGACAACATACAATAGTGACAACTaacagatgaatctgttgacACTTGACATTGACAGCAAAACAGACAGCCTTTTAGTCGTTTTGCTGTTTGTgttgatttgattttgtattgtattgttttgtatgaaaaaatgagctgataatataaatatttgtaactgGTTTGTTAacaggtaataataattaaggttTGTAATTCAGTACCTATTATGTTTCTTTCAATTTTAGCGATCTTATTTGAATGAAACACTTGgatattctttgttttgttttgttcgtTCCTTATTAATTAGAATCTTGTTGGATTGATAATGTACTTCCTCGTCTTTTCCCTTAAGTCATAGTTTTACCAAATGCGTCCCAAATTAAGTCTGTCGTTAGGCTCCTTTTTACTCCAGCAATCTATAAAGTATCTAATTCAGCTCTGTTAGGCTTTACTTAACAGATATGGAACCTTTCAGCTCTCGCTTTGATCAGACCTATTAGGGGTTGGATGCTTCCTTGTTGTACGTTCACTCAAACTCCCCTCTCCCCTAGATAAATTCAATTATTTGcattcatatataaataaattttccttttaacccaaaataaaaattttcagCTACAAACAATTATTACAAATCTAGAACGAAATGTAGTGGATTCTATATTCTGAAGTTGTACAATTAATTATCATCCTCCATTACCAATCCCCACATGATGGCAACTTGACAAAATAATCTGAATAGGTTTTAGAAACAAACAGTAATCTACGCATTATTATAAGTACATCATCAATATGTCCGATGTATCCGAAGATGAAGCTGGTGACTCTGGAAGCCCTGTTCGAGAAGTACGAGTATGTATTGTAAccacattatattattaattagaagtaagataaaaactttattgctattttaaatcaataattgaCCCTTCTGTTTTGCTTTCAATttagtttaaactttatttataataatgtctaaggatatgtacattttttttttatgaacataAGCCctgatttgttattttaatcaatCCTAATTACCAGTcaaactatgtaataaataagttacTTTATTCAGGCTTCTAGGCCTTCATTAGCCCAGCTGATggaaataatatcatttatggAAGAGCACCCGGACCTGGCTCGCAGAAGGAAAAATGCAGGTCTGAAGATTCAAGCCAAACATAAGAAGTTATGGACTAAACTCGCAAAACTAGTTAACTCTGTTGATGGACCTAAGAAAACAAAACCTGCTTGGATCAAGGTATTCAATAGATGGGGACATATTTTAAACCATCagttatttattgaacaaataaataagtaaataaaaacatgtgttaatatatttttttttttttgtgtttagttCTGGTCAGACAAACGAcgaagtttaatattaaaacaaaaacagattGAACAAGGTAAACTTAAAAGCCGGCTGACACCACTACAACGGAAGATTTTAGTATTATGTGATTATAAATTTGCACAAACTGGTAAGTAGTTATTTGGAACTTAATTTCTATTGTTCATAATGACTATGagtattattatactaattaaataaacgaAGAATCTAACTATAAACATTTACCTACAATTGAACATGTATCCCTTTTGTAAAGTTTCTGACCACCCAatgaaattacaatataaataaaaaaatcaatcctaaatcaattataaaatattgcttatTATTACACATAATAAAGTTATATATCTCTTCACATTTCAAATTTTTCAGGGAAATTTCGCGGCAGTGTGAGAAGAGCACCTGTTAATGGTGATACATTTGATGACGCCTCAAAAGATGGCCAATATTTGACAGCAGCAGAACAACGGCAGATGAAAATGATCAACCAGTTGGTCAGTATTCTTAGATCTTGatcattttacttttacaatttAGCTAATGCTTACAATATCCTACCATAGTCATGAATATAGTTAGTCCTATAGAATATCAGACACATTGAACACTGATTGTATAACTATTATATTCTAGATTGATGTAATGGATGAGCAGTCAGCTGCTATGACACAACTGTCAGAAGCCACACTCGCCAGCTCAAAAGCCTTGGAACAAATAGCAGACGCATCATATGAACAAGTAAGTCTACATActgtaattaatatgattgatAAATCTCTTATTTGGCAGTCGCGCGTATTTGCGTCTACTCGAAGTACCttattttcacaaatatatttttcttacacaGGCCTTAGCTGTCGATCGAGTGGCCGGGACTTTTGAAGGTATTAACGCGTCGGTGAACGACATTAGGAATGCGCTACTAGGAATAGATTACACCATGAAGCGGTGCTACCCTGCTACACAACAAAGACAAAATATATTCAGTTAACTTCTACAAACAATCGTTAAATCATTAATAATTACCGCCAGTGTATTTCTTCTCGTATATCGAATCGAATATTTATCTAAGGTATCTGAACTTTGTATTGAATGTTAATTAAGGTAAAGTATTCAATGaataagattaattaaaaataattatgattagtGATTCAGATTTTCATTTTCCTTGTACCTGTAGAATGCATTCATAGTAAACGGATTTAAGAACTCCACTGTTTATGTAGTGAAAGATTGTGTTCTACGTAGGTGCGCGGTTATCTTATCTACACTGATAGTGATTGTTTTATCAAATCGTGTCTCATTGCTCCACTTTTTCATGTGAAAACGAACGGAAGCGTCTTTACTGCATTGAatcgtttaataaaataaatattaatataataatgagaaGACCTCATGTTTCGTTAAAAGATGgagttgaaatatattttagtggTAGTCCTATTTAGTGCGGGGGTTGGTGGTGAGCTGTGTCCAAAGGAATGTGACTGTGACATGGACAATGGGTTGAACAGGGCAAtgtgtgtcgatcaaaacattatcACCATTGACATGGGAGTGCCCAAAGAAGTACAAGTGTACAGCCTGAGTCATAATGTTATTAGTGGATTggataatttttgttttaaggtaGGTAATGTAccttattgtttattattcaatGTATATTCCAATGTTATTGTAAAAACTTGTGTACTTAGATAATGAATGTTCAGATATTGACTCATTTACCACTTGTCGCACGTCATAGTATTAAGTATAAAGTGGTTCTAGAATTCAAGGAAAATTCCAAAACTCATCTTCCAAAGTGTATCAATAAACCAGGATAAATAGATATACTAACTACCATCAATccgatttttaattaattgattaaacaAATCTACTATACAATTGGCGCCACTGGGCTGGGCAAGGCAATTGGCCGCTGCATGTGTCGCGGGTTTAATTTCCACACAAAACTACTTTTTGTACTTGTTTCTTTGCACCCATGAGAATATCCTAATGTAGGACAaagtttttttcaaaatataattattatcggAAATTAAATAGctgataaaaaatctattaacaaTCGATTGTCTGGTCTATCCCGTTTATCAATCCTTACAACGACCACTATAATTATAGTGCAATGTACTTTagtttactttctttttatCATCATCTCCTTTGTTTCAACTTTTCAGAACATTGGCTACACATCGCTTCAAATGCTGGATCTCTCGTATAACATGATTTTCTGGATTGGTCTGCATGCTTTTTCGGGATTGGATAAATTAGTACATTTGGATCTCAGCAGCAACAGACTGAGATACATTCCTTCCGATCTATTCTTCGACACGCCGGAATTAGACACTCTAGACTTGTCATCAAACATGTTTGAAAGTCTTAGAAATGAACCCTTTTTGATGCATTCAAAGCTAAAGGTAAACAGCCTACTAATGTTATTTAGTTTCTTCGCTTACAAGTGAAGGTACTATTATAATTCACTCTCTATTACCACTATGTTTAGATTTGTAGGTAATCTAGGTTCTGTTTCCCTTTCCAGGTATTAAACCTTAATAATTGCCGCATTAAGACCCTACCGCCGCGATTATTCAACCGTCTGCCAAATTTGAGAAAACTAGATTTAAGTGAGAACTATGTAACAAGTTTGAAAACAGAGGTTCTGATACCTTTACGCAAGCTAGAAAGGATAGAACTTCGCAACGAGCACTGGCTATGTAATTCAGATTTCAAAGCACTGGAAGATTGGATAACATCTCAAGGTATCACGTATCAAAAACAGTGCAAGAAAAGGGTACCGCAAATGTCCGAGAAAATGATATCCGTAGTTGTGGAGGAAAAGAAGGAAGTCGACGTTAACGAAATTTGGAACATAACTACAGTGAAAAACGATACTGCGGTGGAAGAAACAAATAAACCAGTAACACCATTTCAAAAATTCGATCAAGACTTTTCAGCAGTCAAAGCTTTCATTCTTGGCATTGAAATAGGTTTAGCTATTGGAATAGTGGGGACATACGTTTGGTTGAATAGATTCTGTACATGTCGTGGATTGCGGTGTACTCGGCCACAGGCACGGAGGCAAAGAAGACGAAGAATGCAGAGATTTGACGGAGACATGAGAACTAATTTACTGTGGACTTCTGTTGTGAACCCTGACTTGGAGACTCCGCTCTCGTTTCGGAGACAGCTCTCCTTGCCTGATAGAAGCGCACCGTTTCCAACGTACGGTCTGCCAGGCGTGACTGAAGCTCCATTACAAATAGATGCGATACGTATTCCAGATCGCAGCGAGACGCCACCGCCGCCATATCATGACTGCCGCATTAATGTTTGAGCTACAAGTAAATGCGTAGCGATTAATTTCTCTCATGTGATATTTTTTCGAATTAAGTCGTTGTTAGTGGAAGCTTGTTATGACGTTCAAGATAAGATAACACCATTCGTGGTAAATTTCTGCTCGTTGCACTTCGACAAGTGCACCTCTTGGAAAGTGTGACGGAATGACTTTTAGTGAGTAAAACAATGTATGtaagttgtaataatattatagcgATAAGACTAAAATTGatgtacaaaaacaaaaagacttattttataaaatcgttatttattttataaataccattatcacatttgatttattaacataattatatgatctgtcataatataaaaaagttaatacaataatatgctAAGTCAGACTCatagaatttaatataaattctctaaaattaaaatagatataatttgGGTAACTCTATAGAATTTTGTACATTACATAACACAACCTAGTGGcaattttgtagttttaaacTATGGCATTTAAATGGCAAATAAATCCCAAACATtggtaaaattatacataaatatattgaactATACCAGGCGCCCGAATGTCATTATTGAATACAagcaaaaataaacagaaaacaaattcaaataaatcagataaaaatgtttgtaacaAGTATCTTCATgtcaatgtaaacaaataatacattgctttataaataaaaaggtatatCTGTAAGAAAATGGAATGTACAGTTCATATAAATAGCATTAACATTATATCAAAGTATTATAATACATCCATTTTGGCTATAAAAGGAACATGAACTGGAAATGgttagcaaaataaaaacaaatctaactAAAAAGAGGATAGAATTTATACTAAAAAATGCTATTGATATTCTACcagattaatattaaaacatgttcaaaatatgtatattttatattgtatattcTATTTACATAGTCTTACGGCTAGTTATAGAATAATACGTAAATCAGGCACATCATGGCATGTCATTACTGATATCACGAATATcttcaaactaatattatttcgTTGTTCACGTCATGTTATTTGTGCATTTTATGGTGTAGAGACATACACAAGTAGAGAGGTATTATACACAATACTTTCCAATATTCTGTTCGTATATGGAAATTGTTGCGAAGTTTCAATCGTAGtcgaaaatattgaaaattcgCATTAACCCCCATATACCTACAGTGTTGGAAATATACAAAatgctatttaaaattaaaaacatactgTTAAAACACTGACGGTCCTAtgcatacttaaataaaaaataaaacaaatgaaaactcCCAGGTTTTCCACCAAGATTTTCGTAGACTTCTGAAACATAGGCCTTACACCTAAGAATATAAAACCTAGTAAACCTAACGAACTACAGACGGCCGACCATCAAGCTACTCCACACTGTCAATTTTAagtaatagattttcaaccttaactgCTTGTAATAAAGTCAAAAATCTATTAAGTATTAGTAAGATTTGTGGAAAAGTGGAAAAAAGACAGGCCTATAGGTAAATGAACCATAACGGCATAAAGGATGCGGTAATATGCCAGAGACGTTATTTGGGCACGTTGAGTGAATAAAGTAAGGATGTTAGGAGTAGGGGTATCCCTAAAGTAGGAGCCGTAGGGGCCGCcctttaaaaatctattaataaaattggcCGCATGAAGTAGCTTAAAATGTCTTACGTATACTAAAattaacatataaattaaatacctacatatcatTTGAGTGGTTTTTAAACATTAACGTCTTCGTTCTCGAGCGCTAGTTGGCTAATGTTGACGTAGTCAGGATGCTGTGAGAATACATCGACTAGTTGACTGAAACTGGGCCTCACGTCTGGGTTGTACGCCCAGCAGTCGAGCATCACTTGGTATATTTCATCAGGACAATCCTTTGGTCTTTCCAAACGTTTACCGCTTTCCACTATTTGTATAGCCTGTTGAAATATGTGTGAATGTTATTGAATCGTTTTCGCAAATATTTTACTGGTTGAAAAACGCAATATTGGGTTTAAGGATATCGAAATTCTTAGTTCTAGTTTTAGAGTTCGATATGAGACACCTAATACCTCTTAAGAAAACttggaaaataaatatgacGTACCTCAATGCCTCTCATGTCTCCGTAAGGCTGTTTCCCATAGGAGAACATCTCCCAGAGCGTGATGCCGTAGCTCCATACATCGCTGGCATGGCTGAACGTGCCGTAGTTGTACGACTCCGGCGCGTACCACTTGATGGGCCACTTGCCACCGCGACTAGCTTTGTAGTACGAACTATCCGTCGACAGGGCTCTCGATAGCCCAAAGTCACTTATTTTAGCTTGATGtctggaaaaaatatttcattatgacAATTGTTTTTTGGGACCCCATTACTCAGAAATTGTTAAGTAAATGgagacagaaaataaaaaagtagtattTGGTGAATACCTGCTAGCCAGCAGAATGTTCCTGGCAGCTAAGTCGCGGTGTACAAAGCGTCGTCTCTCCAAGTATCGCATACCGGCCGCAACCTGACACGCCCACAGTCGCAGTTCGTATCCCGGCGACGCTTTGTCTGGGTGTCGCACGAGGTACTCTAATAGTGATCCCAAAGGCACTAACTCTTGAACCATTGCCAATGGTGGACCCTGCATAAAAAAgcaagaaattattaaataagaaaatcttCATACCTTGCAAGCTAAATAATCGCAAGCACTGCAACTTCGAAAGAGAATTCTCTTCTCTCTATTTGTGC
Encoded proteins:
- the LOC118269678 gene encoding uncharacterized protein LOC118269678, yielding MSDVSEDEAGDSGSPVREVRASRPSLAQLMEIISFMEEHPDLARRRKNAGLKIQAKHKKLWTKLAKLVNSVDGPKKTKPAWIKFWSDKRRSLILKQKQIEQGKLKSRLTPLQRKILVLCDYKFAQTGKFRGSVRRAPVNGDTFDDASKDGQYLTAAEQRQMKMINQLIDVMDEQSAAMTQLSEATLASSKALEQIADASYEQALAVDRVAGTFEGINASVNDIRNALLGIDYTMKRCYPATQQRQNIFS
- the LOC118269675 gene encoding leucine-rich repeat transmembrane neuronal protein 4, producing MELKYILVVVLFSAGVGGELCPKECDCDMDNGLNRAMCVDQNIITIDMGVPKEVQVYSLSHNVISGLDNFCFKNIGYTSLQMLDLSYNMIFWIGLHAFSGLDKLVHLDLSSNRLRYIPSDLFFDTPELDTLDLSSNMFESLRNEPFLMHSKLKVLNLNNCRIKTLPPRLFNRLPNLRKLDLSENYVTSLKTEVLIPLRKLERIELRNEHWLCNSDFKALEDWITSQGITYQKQCKKRVPQMSEKMISVVVEEKKEVDVNEIWNITTVKNDTAVEETNKPVTPFQKFDQDFSAVKAFILGIEIGLAIGIVGTYVWLNRFCTCRGLRCTRPQARRQRRRRMQRFDGDMRTNLLWTSVVNPDLETPLSFRRQLSLPDRSAPFPTYGLPGVTEAPLQIDAIRIPDRSETPPPPYHDCRINV